One stretch of Gemmatimonadota bacterium DNA includes these proteins:
- the trpA gene encoding tryptophan synthase subunit alpha: MMRIGQRFEDLRKVGRTGFVAYITAGDPDLNTTHQVVLELDRRGVDVLELGVPFSDPLADGPVIQEASQRALAAGATLEGVLSMVADVRTETEIPIVLFTYYNPIHRYGVERFVKRAADVGVDGVLMLDLPPEEGSDYKAQMDVHGLDTIFLVTPTTRDDRMRLIASHTRGFVYYVSRTGVTGERDSLADEIQNKVSAICQYTDMPIAVGFGISTPEHVSEIARYADAVVVGSAIVRRIGEYQGDAGLVSKVGAFVGSLIGPLREGV, encoded by the coding sequence ATGATGCGGATTGGACAGCGGTTTGAAGATTTGAGAAAAGTGGGGAGGACGGGATTTGTCGCGTATATTACTGCGGGCGATCCGGACTTAAATACCACGCATCAGGTGGTGTTGGAACTGGATCGGCGAGGTGTGGATGTCCTGGAACTGGGTGTTCCCTTTTCAGATCCTCTGGCCGATGGTCCCGTGATTCAGGAGGCGTCGCAACGCGCTTTGGCCGCTGGTGCAACGCTCGAGGGCGTGTTGTCTATGGTTGCAGATGTGCGGACTGAGACCGAAATACCCATTGTGCTGTTTACGTATTATAATCCGATTCATCGCTACGGTGTGGAGCGCTTTGTAAAACGCGCCGCAGATGTGGGGGTGGATGGTGTTCTGATGCTGGATCTGCCTCCGGAAGAGGGCAGCGATTACAAGGCACAGATGGATGTGCATGGGCTGGATACGATTTTTCTCGTGACACCGACTACACGCGATGATCGGATGAGGCTGATTGCATCGCATACGAGGGGTTTTGTCTATTATGTGTCGCGTACCGGGGTGACGGGAGAGCGCGATTCTCTGGCCGATGAAATTCAAAACAAGGTGTCTGCGATATGCCAGTACACAGATATGCCCATTGCCGTTGGATTTGGTATTTCAACGCCCGAGCATGTGTCGGAAATTGCGCGGTATGCCGATGCGGTTGTGGTTGGTAGTGCGATTGTGCGTCGTATTGGCGAGTACCAGGGCGATGCCGGTCTGGTTTCAAAGGTGGGTGCTTTTGTCGGGTCTTTGATCGGCCCTTTGAGAGAAGGTGTGTAG